AACACGATTCTAATAGGAAACGTGCAGTAATGGCTTACGTTTTTACTACCACAGTGCACCTGCAGCAGTTCAATCACACAGCTACTATAATTACACTTGTGATTAACAgactacttatataataaaatacataactttGAACTAGagaaggtttttcttgcagattattttcctcggctatacagttGAGAAGCTGTAGAAGTTTTAGGCgggttatgtttgttatgtaaaaaatgacgatccaAAGTGTAACTACTCGTATGTTACTTAccgtataaagatatttttgaatttgaatttacttattaattatttaattgtatCTTAAATTGCATACTAGCTTGAAGCCCTGTTTCAGTCGTTATCGGAAAtcgacaaaaaagttaatcatGTACGCTTACAAGTTACAGTACTAATATGCATTAGTCCTTACATGTATTAGGGTAAAACGGAACGTGTTTGTTAGTCCCTGCTTTGAAAACCCAAGAAACTTGTATTGTATTACAattgtataaattttatttttgtaattgtaacggagagagatagatagtaatatacAGATCATTGTTGCTACTGGTGCCTTTTCAAACCATATCTTCTAGCCTAGATGCTGCCATGTAATCAACAAAGTGGCGGGAAAGCCCCGGAAAAGCGTGGGATAGAAACCGTTGCCCCGTTTACGACTTTTATTTTACCTACCCGGATATCAATGTTAACTCTACCTTTGAATAATAATTACGTCTAACCTTTATACGCCGCTCTATCGTCGAACTAATGAAACAAAGTGGGATTCCAATAACCTCCTATAGTCATATTCTTTAAATAtatcaaaagcaatatttttcTCAAGCAAAAAATCTAATTCATATAAAAACGAAACTGCATTCAGAGTAATGAACACCACCTCATCTTcactaataaaaatacttaatttatatcAAGGCGGCTTCTTTAAGTTTTTACCACCCACCACAATCAGTTCTAATGATGCAGGAAGTCCTTGGATATTATTACGATGCAAAAACTTGTAAAATCGGTACTGAGGGCTTAGCTAGTGGCCAGGTGTGCTCATTAGATGTAGAAAATCCGCGAGCACCTGCTCTTGCGCAGGAAAATGACAATTTTCTCGAGACCCCTCCCCGCAGCGTTCGCCTGCGGCGGCGCCCCGGCACTGCAGAGAAATGCGCATACTTCACTTAATAgacttattaattttgtttatttaagcaCATTATTGACCTATAATTTACATTAACGATTATTTCACGTGAACatagataatattatgattagcTTACGCTATTCGTTAaccagttttttatttattatttattcaaacgtatacaaaaacacacaaacaaaaaagtGTAACAAAAACCAGAAAGGTGTATATGGTCACTTAAGGAATCGTTATAACTTAACTTCGGAAAATACAAGACACTTTGAATGTTTCGACATtacttgttaaattatttttaatacccAATAAGATAATCTTGAGCTCCTAAGTTTTAATTATAGGCATTTACTTCTTAATTTAAAGGagcaattaaatatttatgaaacaaaacgcagtaaaaatgtttatgaattaaatataaCGAGAGGCGCATATTATTAAAATCTTCGTATTCGCGAAAGATTTGCCCCGGGCTAGTCGGTACCAGGACCACCCACTTGGTTGGTATAAAGAAGAATTCAGAAGGAGACTCGTAAACCTAGATTATCTAACAAATGTATGGACGCGCCTGCGATTACTGTCTTAGGAAAGTGTACTTAGAGTATGTGAGCGAGTACttgcaagttgttttctgtAGGTGTTTTGTTTAGATGCGCTTTGAGGCAGATACTTAGCTTATGTAACTAAAGGAGAacgtttttaaccgacttcaaataagaaataatattttcttgaaTACAATGTTAGTTTCTATATTAAGTATGATGGCGGCGCAAATGCATGTTCCACCCGCTGTTATAAGTAAAGTATGGTATGGTGTGCAGGTAAGTAATGATGATTGCCGATTTCACTGACTTCAGATAAATTATATTCAGAATAGGTTCTAACATTGTATTCACCAAAATATTAGGTATTTGTTACTTTTTGTTAACCAGATTTTGCTTTCGTTTCCCTTTAGATTGAAAACGTCACCAAACTCAGTACAATgcagattcaaattcaattttttttcgcaTTAAATAGGGTTTTAcagatgttatgttaattatacaacaaatgttgttgttgttatgtcAACATTATTATCTGAataattttaccacctttttgtattttatgtgttctcgcaaataatttgatttgattttataaagTCGCTTTTGATCTATTTAGCTTATAATCTATAGCATGCAAAAATAAcagttctaattttaaaatattttgattaatattcttaaattcattaatatttatttcctgTTATAAAGAATACCTATACTTTTTTAGATtcaacataaacaacataataatatttctagTTCTCGCTGCAACAAAAGTTGCACAGGGCTCCTGTTTGTTTCATGAACGAGAGAACATTTCTCTGTTTATAGATCGAGATACGTCACCAATCGATTAATAATACAAACCAATCCAGTCAACATACTTATGCTAAGCCATATTAATTTTTTTGCACAGTGGAATTCGTCACGCCGCCGCTTATCTATGATATTTCTATAATTTGTATCAGACGAACACTGACAAGTGTTCGCAGGTGTTTCCTGTAAGTGGCCAATAAACTCTGAATCCTGGTATTTCGTGTACATTTAAAGTGTTTATCTTATGTTAACCTTTTTAACAACAAAAATTTTCACAGGGTGATACAAATGGGAAAGAATTGTTAAAACAAGTTGTTGAAAACTGAAATGTCAAATGCATCTAAAAACAGTTTTTCTAATATTCAATTCGAAAGCCTTTACACATAATAAACTAACacataataaacttaaataatatgCACATTAAACAGTTCTTCTTTTAGCTTGTCCattgacaaaggcctcctctagCATTTTCCACCTTTCTCTATCTCTTGTAGTTTATTGCCATAGTGGGCcagctgttttttttattcacctGACCATCTTTTGACAGTATGACAGGTCGGCCTTACATCCTTTTTGTATAGTGTCCACTCTGTCACTTTTTTCGTCCATTTTGGTTTTAGGTGTCTGAGCATGTGGCATGTCCATCTCCATTTCTGGGTCTTGATTTTCGTGTCTACATCCTATTTTCTAATATAAACGCAATTAAATAATCCACGTGTGTTCTAACAAATACtagaataatataacataaacaaccaatATACTTACGTCCCATttctgggcacagacctccacCTCCAActggagtgggtatggagcatactccacctcactgctccattgcggattaaaacaaatacttataataatcaGATAATGAAACGTGGAACGTTAATAGTTGTAGATGTACCAACGTaccaacaacctccgtggtctagtggttagagcattaggctcacgatctggaggtccgggttcgattcccgatggggacattgtcggaatcactttgtgagactgtcctttgtttggtaaggacttttcaggcttgaatcacctgattgtccgaaaaagtaagatgattccgtgcttcggagggcacgttaagccgttggtcccggctattagccgtaaaaacacctccaccaacccgcattggagcagcgtggtggagtatgctccataccccctccggttgattgaggggaagcctgtgcccagcagtgggacgtatataggcagtttatgtaccaACGTAAGTATTTGACCCCAGAATGTAAATAGCGTGAAGATTATATTAAAGAGATGTATTGTGTTTAACCTTATCAACAGAAAACAGTTCACCTGCATTCATAAAGAGAAGGAGTCATAACTATATTCGACTAATTACTGACATTCACAAAAGGGAATACATTTTGGAAATAAAACGCTTTTGAACCTTTAGAAAGtagctaaatattttttttgaaacaTACTGTATAGTGTAGTGTTGGCCACCTGTGCACACTGTGCGGTTCCCACAGCGCCTCGTCAATATTGACTCGGATTAAATCAATTCCATGGATGTGCGCTATCTCACGCACGTCCCGCCCACTGTCCACGGAAGTGACGCATTAGTAATTTATCAGATACCTATAAAAATATCTTACAATTACAATTGTACACttgaaaaaaacattattgtaaataaactatttatgtaacttatttattatttatttcaaaaaacaatacaaatatatacgttataaataataggtacacctcctccaatgcgtcacatcgaggcaagatGCCCGATAAGCTGACAGCATTGCCTCTGTGAATATCCAAACTTACCCTTTGACAAAAATAACTGGGTACTAACCCTggcatcccccgaagccccgcTGAGAAGCATTGACAGATCCTTAACAAACAGTTTCAGGACCCCAAGGACCCATCGCCTTAACCGCaaatgatacaaaaatatattaaaaatgtatattataattttttaatcacggtttttttttctatttacactCTAAatggaagtcaaagaattagcctttgatagacaataatggaTAATGATACAAGAGATGCTACTACAGACAATAGCGTGGCTCTTTTTATGCTGATTATATCTACTCTACAAAATCTAGACCTGTATTTGACAAGTGAAATATTTACTAATAGGTAAATAGACTGAATAGTGAatcacataaataattaattaggcAATCAAGTGTGAAAAGTCCAACTGAACATGagataagtataaaaataaaacgttgtATTGTCGATGTAGTGTCTACTAATCTACTAAACGATACTACTTAGATACTCCGGTTGATGAAACACTTGTCACCGCATTACTTACGCTGGAAAGTTTGTTTAGTAGCCTACCTactttatctattttattttcatcatgCGAAAATACCAACACGTATTAACtcgtatattatttaatataatatataatatacgaGTATATACAGAAAAATATATTCACAAATTATTACATCCGCATTATATGTTACTATCTAGTcttttatacctacctaatggGGTTTCCGATAAAGTAATAACATATAATTTTTTACGCTTGATTAACGTTGAACAAccgataaatataaatattattgtctAATCAGTCTTTAGCGAGATTACCTGTCAACTACATTTAGATAAGATACTCCAACAGCAAACATACTCACGATACGACTTCTATTGTTAGATTCATTCACATGACAATTAATGAAGTAAGTAAGACAACAGAATACAGGTCGTTAGTGACAcccgtaccgaatactaagaTTCAGCCCATAATTCTGAGtttcatcaagtggaattttccgtcgtaaatgTCATGAAAATCTTTTGCGTCCATACTTCatgtccatacttttgcgacggaaaattccacctgatattaactttCTTCTTAGTATTCAATATGGTGTCAACAAATaccctgtatacttacttcAGATTGACTATACTTAGATCTTCTTCCTCTCTCGTGTGAATTCTGAAATCAACGACTGCCCTCTTCATAAATACTTAGAAATGAATTTATAAATTACACCCAGGGTGGGGGAACATTTTCTGCTCAAGATCCCTGGGCTGTAGCTCAAGGCACGACCGCAAATATTGTTTGTTTGGACAGACGTTGATCTTCGCAAACAGAGAAATATCCACAAATAACATAAACCCATAATACCTTACGACGACGCAGAAGTATCACTGATTATATTTGCATTAGTGTTGTTGGGGatacataataagtacttatttgtttataatatctACTTAATTCTTACTTGCCTAACTATATGTCTTTTTAGAATGGAGTAGATGAACTAtaagatattttcctttttttggtTTCAATTAATATGATTCATGTTTACATTCGACGGTGATGTCGCCAAAACAAAAATTTCCACGCTCCATTGAAATTAACCAATTTGTTCTGATAAAGGTtatcttagtttttaagttaattgtaattatttttaatttttataataacaataacgtCAATAGCATGATAACGACCATTGACCATCGACCAAATGACCATTGTAcagtcttatataaaaacaaaaaaaagttggaATCTGAAAAGGTGCATCACCAACTGTAGCctcaaaaatgttttattgaaaaacaCCTTTATTGGCTGTTAGACCGACTCGTAACCTACTTCCAAGAAAGGCAGCCGTCCTTGCAAATCAAACCTTGCTCAACACAATAATTAGCGAAACAAAACTCgccaattttagttttttattgctGCCCTTGCCTAGAGCGGCTGTAAAAACTAAAGGATATGCGAATTGGCACCGTTTACCAAAAATGCCAAACGCCACTCGATGTTAAAAAGTCGTAGACACGCCCACCTAACAAGCGAAGATTTTTTAGTAATTGCCGACAGCTGCAAGCCGATAGATCTGATGTTTTTGTCGATCCAACATGGACATATCCTTAATGGGTTGTTGTGAAATCAATGATGCTAAATTACAGACTCGAAAGTCGTTAGTCGCAGGCGGACCCTACTAAAAGGTGCCGACTGAATTTTTGCAATGCATTCGCATCTAAAAATGTTATAATCAAACAGAATTCTTTATAAAAAGCCTTTTAAGGACACAAAAAGAACATCATATGTAGTGCAATTTCAGTCATCTTGATAAAATAGGAgaatgtaagtaattttaattaaaatatctttactAAGCGATGGTTgactttaatttacttaattgtaaATTACTTTAATCGTTTCACGCCGAATTCTTAGGTATTAATACGAATATCAAGTAGAAAATATCTCCATTGCATCGTGATTATAAGATTTAGGATTCTTTCCTATGCAATGGCATGTCATTCTAAATATGCATAGGCATGGACAATCTGCATGCGGTCGCAGGCAGGTGTGCATACCCTTTAATTGGATCTCAGCGAAAACATAAATGAGATATTCCTTTTTGGTgcttagaataatttattttttccacccgtataaaagtaatataatcCCGAAACCTTTTGTAATTTTTGCATGGAATCCTGCCCTTGGGCGCATATCAGCGAATTTGTTCGATTTCAACGTGAGTTATTTATAGCATGCTATTTCATTTTTAATGAAATGAAGTGTTGTAAAGTGTTAAAATCTTCAAATGGATTTTGTTGTGTgttaaatagaattaaaaaaataaatatgtttgttaTATTAGTTCgagtatatttattacttataattaaaatgtacattatttacttaatattgaattaaaatgaaataatattaattcaattaatttaaagtataaaaatatattaaagctAAACGATACTTGTATACGACTTATGTCAACTCCTCAGGCACTGGGGTATACTTCAAGCCGCTGTCATTCAGCAGCGTGACCACCCAGGCGTCCCGCGGCACCAGCCCCGACTCCAGCAACTTCACCGCCGCAGCCACATTCGCCCCACTCGTGTACCCCACGTACAGACCTTCCTTCTCTCCCAGAAACTTCTTGTACTTCACTGACTCTTCATCCGTCACGCTCAGCGTCCCATCCATGTAGTCAAACTTAAACAAGTTAGGAACACACCCGTAACCCGAACCTTGCAGCAAATGTAACGGCTTTGTTATAGGCTCACCCTTAATAGGCTCGGAACCACTTGGCTCAACAACGTAACAAGCCAAGTTCGGGTTCTTTTCCTTTAAATATTTTGAGGTCCCCGTGAAGGTCCCCGCGGTGCCTACGGTAGCCACAAACGCGTCCACGTGGTGTCCAGTTTGCCTCCAAATTTCAGGGCCAGTCGTTTCGTAATGCGACTGCGCGTTGGCTTCGTTGTTGAACTGGTTCACGTAGTACGCGCCTGTCTCTTCGACAAT
This sequence is a window from Pectinophora gossypiella chromosome 14, ilPecGoss1.1, whole genome shotgun sequence. Protein-coding genes within it:
- the LOC126372879 gene encoding uncharacterized protein LOC126372879, producing MVVDGVDNEIKKSALELIGNTPIIALDRIHPGPGRILAKCEFMNPGASIKCRSSMHMIERARESGQLKPGAPVLEVTSGNQGCGLAVVCAVLGHPLTLTMSKGNSVQRAIHMEALGATCIRVPQVEGTYGNVTLNDVKAAEAEGLRIVEETGAYYVNQFNNEANAQSHYETTGPEIWRQTGHHVDAFVATVGTAGTFTGTSKYLKEKNPNLACYVVEPSGSEPIKGEPITKPLHLLQGSGYGCVPNLFKFDYMDGTLSVTDEESVKYKKFLGEKEGLYVGYTSGANVAAAVKLLESGLVPRDAWVVTLLNDSGLKYTPVPEELT